In the genome of Flexistipes sinusarabici DSM 4947, one region contains:
- the nifJ gene encoding pyruvate:ferredoxin (flavodoxin) oxidoreductase encodes MSERNFVNIDGNTAAAHVAHAVNEVIAIYPITPSSDMGEKADEKSAKGEKNIWGSVPKVVEMQSEAGAAGACHGSLTTGALTTTFTASQGLLLMIPNMYKIAGELTPAVFHVSARAVASHALSIFGDHSDVMACRQTGWAMLASNSPQEVMDSALIAQAASLESRVPFLHFFDGFRTSHEIRTTEELTKDQMKSMISDELIANHRKNALNPENPTIKGTSQNPDVFFQSREAVNKYYDECPQILQKQMDKFFELTGRRYNLVDYVGHPEAEKVIIIMGSGADVVEETVEYMVSRGEKVGVIKIRLFRPFPLEAFVDALPKTADKMAVLDRTKEPGSLGEPLYLDIRTAIGEAMQKKMISYDGYPTIVGGRYGLGSKDFTPAMIKGVFDNLDKKEPLNNFSVGIKDDVTDRSIDYNPEWLTPQDDVFNGMFFGLGSDGTVGANKNSAKIIGDLTDNKVQAYFVYDSKKAGSMTTSHVRFGQREIKSSYLVQKADFIGCHNFAFLEHYDIVKKLKKGGTFLLNSFYSKDEVWDKLPAEVQKDLIEKEAKFYVINANDIAEEIGLGPRINVILQTAFFKISEILPFDEAVKAIKETIKKTYGKYGDEIVEMNNKAVDAGANQLHQVKVPSSVTSDIKMKKYIDDPNAPEFVKKAISKMVAYEGDDVPVSWLPDDGTYPTGTSKYEKRNIALQTPVWDPEICIQCGICSFVCPHATIRMKVYDESELKNAPETFKYTDARGKEFKGMKFSIQVAVEDCTGCGACVYNCPAKSKTDPKYKAINMEPQPPLRAQERENFKFFQTIPELDPSKFNRNTLKGSQLTPHLFEFSGACAGCGETPYVRLMAHLFGDRALIANATGCSSIYGGNLPTTPYTKRQDGRGPAWTNSLFEDNAEVGYGMSLAVEKSKEFALELLDELKDELGSKFVDEIANADQSTQTAIEEQRERVAKLKEKLNEINNEKSKKLLEVADALIKKSIWVVGGDGWAYDIGYGGLDHVLAQENDVNVLVLDTEVYSNTGGQASKATSIGSFAKFAFAGKDLEKKDLGMIAMTYGHIYVAKVSLSNQAQCVKAFKEAESYDGPSMIIADSHCIAHGIDMSKGVEQQRTAVKSGYWMLYRFDPRLKAQGKNPLQIDSKEPSVSVAEYMKSENRFRAVAKMFPERAKELADIAEEKTRFRFNLTKQLAENIDCFKQNSNEE; translated from the coding sequence ATGTCAGAGCGAAATTTTGTAAACATTGACGGTAACACTGCAGCAGCCCATGTTGCACATGCTGTTAATGAAGTAATTGCCATTTATCCTATAACCCCTTCTTCGGATATGGGAGAAAAGGCTGATGAAAAAAGTGCAAAAGGTGAAAAAAATATCTGGGGTTCTGTACCCAAAGTTGTGGAAATGCAGTCAGAAGCCGGTGCCGCCGGAGCGTGCCACGGCTCACTTACAACAGGGGCACTAACAACTACTTTTACAGCCTCTCAGGGGCTGCTTCTTATGATACCGAATATGTATAAAATAGCCGGAGAACTTACACCGGCGGTGTTTCACGTTAGTGCCAGAGCTGTAGCATCACATGCTCTTTCCATTTTCGGAGATCATTCCGATGTTATGGCATGCAGACAGACCGGATGGGCGATGCTGGCTTCAAACAGTCCCCAGGAGGTTATGGATTCAGCACTGATAGCCCAGGCAGCTTCTCTTGAATCACGTGTACCATTTCTTCATTTCTTCGATGGTTTCAGAACTTCTCATGAAATCAGAACAACAGAAGAATTGACCAAAGACCAGATGAAAAGCATGATCTCTGATGAGCTTATTGCTAATCACAGAAAAAATGCGCTTAATCCTGAAAACCCGACTATTAAAGGTACCTCACAGAACCCGGATGTTTTTTTTCAAAGCCGGGAAGCAGTAAATAAGTATTATGACGAATGCCCACAAATTCTCCAGAAACAGATGGATAAATTTTTCGAACTTACAGGACGCAGGTATAACCTCGTTGATTACGTAGGTCATCCTGAGGCAGAAAAAGTTATAATCATAATGGGATCCGGAGCCGATGTTGTGGAGGAAACCGTTGAGTATATGGTTTCCCGGGGAGAAAAAGTCGGTGTTATCAAAATAAGATTGTTCAGACCGTTCCCTCTTGAAGCTTTTGTTGATGCTCTTCCCAAAACGGCTGACAAAATGGCAGTTTTGGACAGAACAAAAGAACCGGGATCACTCGGCGAGCCGCTTTATCTTGATATAAGAACGGCTATCGGCGAAGCTATGCAGAAAAAGATGATTTCTTACGACGGATACCCAACAATAGTAGGCGGAAGATACGGACTTGGCTCAAAAGATTTTACCCCGGCCATGATAAAAGGGGTTTTCGATAATCTTGATAAAAAAGAACCTCTGAACAATTTTTCAGTGGGAATCAAAGACGATGTAACAGACAGAAGTATCGATTATAATCCAGAATGGCTTACACCCCAGGACGATGTTTTCAACGGAATGTTTTTCGGTCTGGGTTCGGACGGTACAGTAGGTGCCAACAAAAACTCAGCCAAAATCATCGGTGATCTGACCGACAACAAAGTTCAGGCTTATTTTGTGTATGACTCAAAGAAAGCCGGATCAATGACCACATCTCACGTTAGATTTGGTCAAAGGGAGATAAAGAGCTCATATCTTGTTCAAAAGGCTGACTTTATCGGATGTCATAATTTCGCTTTTTTGGAGCATTACGATATAGTCAAAAAACTTAAAAAAGGCGGTACATTCCTTCTGAACAGCTTTTATTCAAAAGACGAAGTATGGGACAAGCTTCCTGCAGAAGTTCAGAAAGACTTGATAGAAAAAGAGGCGAAATTTTACGTTATCAATGCCAACGATATCGCAGAAGAAATCGGTTTAGGACCCAGAATTAACGTTATTCTGCAGACGGCATTCTTTAAAATTTCAGAAATTCTTCCATTCGATGAAGCTGTCAAAGCAATCAAGGAAACCATTAAGAAAACTTACGGAAAATACGGAGACGAAATAGTTGAGATGAATAACAAAGCCGTAGATGCCGGGGCCAATCAGCTTCATCAGGTTAAAGTACCTTCTTCTGTAACCAGTGATATTAAAATGAAAAAATATATCGACGATCCGAATGCACCGGAATTCGTTAAAAAAGCTATAAGCAAAATGGTGGCTTACGAAGGCGATGACGTACCCGTTTCCTGGCTGCCTGATGACGGGACATACCCGACCGGTACCTCTAAATATGAAAAGAGAAACATTGCATTACAGACACCGGTATGGGATCCCGAAATATGTATTCAGTGCGGAATATGCTCCTTTGTTTGCCCGCACGCAACAATCAGGATGAAAGTTTACGATGAAAGTGAGTTGAAAAACGCTCCTGAAACATTCAAATACACGGACGCCAGAGGAAAAGAGTTCAAAGGGATGAAATTCAGTATTCAAGTTGCCGTTGAAGACTGTACCGGCTGCGGGGCATGCGTTTATAACTGCCCTGCAAAAAGCAAAACAGATCCTAAATATAAAGCAATCAATATGGAGCCTCAGCCTCCGCTAAGGGCTCAGGAAAGAGAAAACTTCAAGTTTTTCCAAACCATCCCGGAGCTGGATCCGTCCAAATTTAACAGAAACACACTGAAAGGAAGCCAGCTTACACCTCATCTGTTCGAATTTTCCGGTGCATGTGCCGGCTGCGGTGAAACCCCCTATGTGAGACTGATGGCACACCTTTTCGGTGACAGAGCACTTATTGCAAATGCCACCGGATGTTCATCCATTTACGGCGGTAATCTTCCCACAACACCCTACACAAAGAGACAGGACGGTAGAGGACCGGCATGGACAAACTCTCTTTTTGAAGATAACGCAGAAGTGGGTTATGGTATGAGTCTTGCTGTTGAAAAATCAAAAGAATTTGCTTTGGAACTCCTTGATGAACTTAAGGATGAGTTGGGAAGTAAATTTGTTGACGAAATAGCAAATGCAGACCAAAGCACTCAAACTGCAATAGAAGAGCAGAGAGAAAGGGTTGCAAAACTCAAAGAGAAATTGAATGAGATAAATAACGAAAAATCGAAAAAACTTCTGGAAGTTGCAGATGCTCTTATCAAAAAATCCATATGGGTTGTAGGTGGTGACGGCTGGGCTTATGACATAGGTTACGGCGGACTTGATCATGTGCTCGCTCAGGAAAATGATGTAAATGTACTCGTACTTGATACTGAAGTTTACTCAAACACAGGCGGTCAGGCTTCAAAAGCCACATCCATCGGTTCATTTGCAAAATTCGCTTTCGCCGGTAAAGATCTGGAGAAAAAGGATCTCGGTATGATAGCAATGACTTACGGACATATTTATGTAGCCAAAGTTTCTCTGTCCAATCAGGCACAATGTGTCAAAGCATTTAAAGAAGCCGAATCTTATGACGGACCTTCCATGATAATAGCTGATTCACATTGTATCGCTCACGGAATCGATATGTCCAAAGGTGTTGAGCAGCAAAGGACAGCCGTTAAGAGTGGATACTGGATGCTGTATAGATTCGACCCCAGGTTGAAAGCTCAGGGCAAAAATCCTCTGCAAATAG
- a CDS encoding AMP-binding protein, producing MGGLLEEIAKNYPENDALVYPFRNLRLTYKELDKETDKLAKGLVKLGVKKGDHIAVWAHNIPEWVLLLYATAKIGAVLVTVNTLYRSRELSYILKQSDAKMLFLVEGFKMQNYVETVYDILPELKETSDQELNFEEYPFLKRVVFIGDRKHTGMFDYYNLYKIGEDISDAQLKAKKDECSYQDVINMQYTSGTTGFPKGVMLTHHNLLNNAYAIGQCMRFSDKDRLCIPVPFFHCFGLVLSILVCQTHGAAMIPVESFNPLEVLKSVEREKCTALHGVPTMFISELQLLEKENFDLSHLRTGIMAGSTCPIEVMRKVIDKMNMTDITIVYGQTESSPGITQTRVDDDIDVRVSTVGRELPGIEAKIVDPETGRECAPGVQGEMCARGYNVMKGYYKMPEATAKAIDNEGWLHTGDLAVKTEEGNYVITGRIKDMIIRGGENIYPREIEEFLYTHPAVEDVQIVGVPDKKYGEEIMAFVKIYEEYEDKIKEKDIMEYCKEQIADYKVPRYVEFVSEYPMTASGKIQKYKLREKAIEKYSLQER from the coding sequence ATGGGCGGACTGCTCGAAGAGATTGCAAAAAATTATCCGGAAAATGATGCCTTGGTATATCCTTTCAGGAATCTGAGGCTTACATATAAAGAATTAGATAAGGAAACAGACAAGTTAGCAAAAGGTCTTGTTAAGCTGGGTGTGAAGAAAGGTGATCATATTGCGGTATGGGCTCATAACATTCCGGAGTGGGTTCTGCTTTTGTATGCCACGGCCAAAATCGGTGCAGTTCTTGTGACTGTGAATACTTTATACAGATCCAGGGAGTTAAGCTATATTTTAAAGCAGTCCGATGCGAAAATGCTGTTTTTGGTTGAAGGTTTTAAAATGCAGAATTATGTGGAAACCGTTTACGATATTTTACCTGAATTGAAAGAAACCAGCGACCAAGAGCTTAATTTTGAAGAATACCCATTTTTGAAGCGTGTTGTTTTCATCGGAGACAGAAAGCATACCGGTATGTTTGATTATTACAATCTGTACAAAATAGGCGAGGATATATCCGATGCACAACTGAAGGCGAAAAAAGACGAATGTTCATATCAAGATGTTATCAATATGCAATATACTTCAGGTACGACGGGATTTCCAAAAGGTGTGATGCTTACACATCACAATCTCCTTAATAATGCGTATGCAATAGGCCAATGTATGAGATTTTCTGATAAAGACAGATTATGTATTCCGGTTCCTTTTTTTCACTGTTTTGGGCTGGTTCTTAGTATTCTGGTGTGTCAGACGCACGGAGCAGCAATGATCCCCGTTGAATCATTCAACCCTCTGGAAGTTCTCAAATCGGTGGAGAGAGAGAAATGTACTGCTTTACACGGTGTTCCTACAATGTTTATCTCGGAGCTTCAGCTGCTTGAAAAAGAAAATTTTGATCTTTCACATTTAAGAACGGGTATAATGGCAGGCTCAACCTGTCCTATTGAGGTTATGCGCAAGGTGATAGATAAAATGAATATGACGGATATTACTATTGTTTATGGGCAGACGGAATCTTCGCCCGGTATTACACAAACCCGGGTGGATGACGACATTGATGTACGTGTTTCTACTGTTGGCAGGGAATTACCGGGGATTGAGGCTAAAATCGTGGATCCGGAAACTGGCAGAGAATGTGCTCCGGGTGTCCAGGGTGAAATGTGTGCCCGGGGATATAACGTTATGAAAGGCTACTACAAAATGCCGGAGGCAACTGCAAAAGCCATTGACAATGAAGGATGGCTCCATACAGGCGATTTAGCGGTTAAAACGGAAGAGGGGAATTATGTTATTACCGGACGTATAAAAGATATGATAATCAGAGGCGGTGAAAACATTTATCCCAGGGAAATCGAAGAATTTCTTTATACACACCCAGCCGTGGAAGATGTACAGATTGTGGGGGTACCTGACAAGAAGTATGGTGAAGAGATTATGGCATTTGTGAAAATTTATGAAGAATATGAAGACAAAATTAAAGAAAAGGATATAATGGAATATTGTAAAGAACAGATTGCGGATTATAAAGTTCCCCGTTATGTGGAATTTGTTAGTGAATATCCAATGACGGCAAGTGGTAAAATTCAGAAGTATAAGCTTCGGGAAAAGGCTATTGAAAAATACAGTCTGCAGGAGAGGTAG
- a CDS encoding P-II family nitrogen regulator: protein MKKIEAIIKPFKLDDVKEKLTEYGIKGITVSEVKGFGRQKGHTELYRGAEYVIDFIPKIKVEVIVPEEMTKDVVEIIMEAAKTGRIGDGKIFVVPVEEVVRIRTGETGEEAL, encoded by the coding sequence ATGAAAAAAATTGAAGCAATAATCAAACCTTTTAAGCTTGATGATGTAAAGGAAAAATTAACGGAGTATGGTATCAAAGGTATTACCGTCTCAGAAGTAAAGGGTTTCGGCAGGCAGAAGGGACACACTGAGTTGTACAGAGGTGCTGAATATGTGATCGATTTTATCCCCAAAATCAAGGTGGAAGTTATTGTTCCAGAGGAGATGACGAAAGACGTGGTGGAAATCATAATGGAAGCTGCAAAAACCGGAAGGATAGGAGATGGTAAGATCTTTGTTGTACCTGTTGAAGAGGTTGTGCGTATCCGTACAGGAGAGACCGGAGAAGAGGCTCTGTAA
- the glnA gene encoding type I glutamate--ammonia ligase, whose protein sequence is MSPKEVLKFVEENNIKIVDLRFMDFIGLWQHCSYPAHELTEDVFEDGMGFDGSSLRGWQAINNSDMILIPDPASAKVDPFSEIPTLILICNVFDPITKEPYTRDPRYIAKKAQNYLKGTGLADTAFFGPEAEFFIFDDIRYGYSANSGFFYFDSEEGNWNSGADRGPNLGYKIRHKEGYFPCPPHDTLMGIRSEMTLLMEEMDITVEAHHHEVATGGQCEIDIKYAPLLEQGDNLLLYKYIVKNVARKHNKTATFMPKPMYGDNGSGMHVHQSLWKDGKPLFAGDEYGGLSEMALYYTGGIIKHAKALAAFTNPTTNSYKRLVPGFEAPVNLAYSSRNRSASLRIPMYDSSPKAKRIEVRFPDPSCNSYLAFTAMLMAGLDGIENKIDPGDPMDKNLYDLDPIELSNVPQMPASLDEALDELEKDHEFLLKGDVFTEDVISTWIEYKRENEANAVNMRPHPYEFMLYFDF, encoded by the coding sequence ATGTCTCCAAAAGAAGTTTTGAAATTTGTGGAAGAAAACAATATTAAAATTGTTGATTTGAGGTTTATGGACTTTATAGGGTTGTGGCAGCATTGTTCCTATCCTGCTCATGAACTTACGGAAGATGTATTTGAGGACGGGATGGGATTTGACGGTTCCAGTCTCAGAGGGTGGCAGGCTATCAATAACAGTGATATGATACTGATTCCCGACCCTGCCAGCGCTAAGGTTGATCCTTTTAGCGAGATACCCACATTAATATTAATATGTAATGTTTTTGATCCTATCACGAAAGAACCTTACACAAGGGATCCTCGGTATATAGCCAAAAAAGCTCAGAATTATTTGAAAGGCACAGGTCTTGCAGATACCGCTTTTTTTGGGCCTGAAGCTGAATTTTTTATCTTTGATGATATAAGATACGGCTATAGTGCAAACAGCGGTTTTTTCTATTTTGACTCTGAGGAAGGAAACTGGAACAGCGGTGCCGACAGAGGTCCCAATCTCGGTTACAAAATCAGGCACAAAGAGGGATATTTCCCGTGCCCGCCGCATGATACTCTGATGGGAATAAGAAGCGAAATGACGCTTTTAATGGAAGAGATGGATATTACTGTTGAGGCTCACCACCATGAAGTGGCAACCGGCGGACAGTGTGAGATTGATATCAAATATGCGCCTTTGCTTGAGCAGGGAGATAATCTTTTGCTTTACAAATACATTGTCAAAAATGTTGCCAGAAAACACAATAAAACCGCTACCTTTATGCCGAAGCCTATGTATGGTGACAACGGCAGTGGAATGCATGTGCATCAGTCGTTGTGGAAAGACGGCAAACCTCTTTTTGCCGGTGATGAATACGGCGGTCTGAGTGAAATGGCTCTGTATTATACAGGCGGAATTATTAAGCATGCCAAAGCGTTAGCCGCTTTTACAAACCCAACCACCAATTCGTACAAAAGGTTGGTTCCCGGTTTTGAGGCGCCTGTTAACCTGGCTTATTCCTCAAGAAACAGAAGTGCATCTTTGAGGATTCCAATGTACGATTCTTCACCGAAAGCCAAAAGAATTGAAGTGAGATTTCCCGATCCTTCATGCAACAGTTATTTAGCTTTCACTGCTATGCTTATGGCAGGTCTTGATGGGATTGAAAATAAAATAGATCCGGGGGATCCTATGGATAAGAACCTTTACGACCTCGACCCTATTGAACTTTCAAATGTACCTCAGATGCCAGCTTCTCTGGATGAAGCTCTGGATGAGCTGGAAAAAGACCATGAGTTCCTTTTAAAAGGAGATGTATTTACTGAGGATGTTATCAGCACCTGGATAGAGTACAAGAGAGAAAATGAAGCAAATGCTGTAAATATGAGGCCTCATCCGTATGAATTTATGTTGTATTTCGACTTTTAA
- a CDS encoding chemotaxis protein CheD, with protein sequence MNNNKKTVELQMDEFVTTGHLATGSQNGKICTSPLGSCMAVIAYDKTSRTGGIAHIMLPGKSPTEDKAEENKYAENAIENLLDDLKSLGSKKANIEVCLVGGANVLKKENDATADKLIFNIFEIMDRKKLSIRKTSTGGYERRTAKLCLHSGIVTFTFGDKCEEELFNFISGNAGGLSHE encoded by the coding sequence ATGAACAACAATAAAAAAACAGTAGAACTTCAAATGGATGAATTTGTAACTACCGGGCACCTCGCCACAGGCTCCCAAAACGGCAAGATATGCACATCGCCATTAGGCTCCTGTATGGCAGTTATTGCTTACGATAAAACTTCAAGAACCGGTGGAATTGCCCACATCATGCTTCCCGGCAAATCACCAACGGAAGACAAGGCGGAGGAAAACAAATATGCCGAAAACGCTATTGAAAATTTATTGGATGATTTAAAAAGCTTAGGCAGCAAAAAAGCAAACATCGAAGTTTGCCTCGTTGGCGGGGCAAATGTTCTTAAGAAAGAAAATGATGCAACTGCTGATAAATTGATTTTTAATATCTTTGAAATTATGGATCGGAAAAAGTTAAGCATAAGAAAAACATCCACAGGCGGATACGAAAGACGCACGGCAAAATTGTGTTTGCATTCGGGAATTGTTACTTTTACATTTGGAGATAAATGCGAAGAGGAATTATTTAATTTCATTTCCGGTAATGCTGGAGGTCTGAGTCATGAATAA